A part of Pelagicoccus enzymogenes genomic DNA contains:
- the prsK gene encoding XrtA/PEP-CTERM system histidine kinase PrsK, giving the protein MNLPVLFSFVSAAVAALFVFIAPFSKSRGIAMWTFGIGMLVLSAEQLLTGLALRSTNPLEIADFIRWRFMASALLPGLWLLFSATYSRGNIKEKLGRRIPIVLAAFLLPLGLVFFAPESLAHLRQHPEKPFSWIVTLDWAGFFLHVFMLLSMIGALVGLERTFRASVGTLRWKIKFMLYGMGTLFAARFFTSSQIVLAQQMDPSLDTINAVALFACCLLVGRSVFRKGSFEIDLYPSQSIISGSLVISLAGGYLIAVGVLSKVISHFGGDQAFAIQTFLVLIALVGLGILVQSDRFRQLIRRFVSRNFQRPLYDYRTLWLRLTATTAQSVRQKDICESTTKLLANLFDTKLTSIWLLDTNGSSFHRISSTDQGEAPKDNALPQSIPAGEIPLKLADKPEPQSIEESDKGWAKPILECNPSVFPDGGERILVPLTGQGRAIGFIVLGDRTNALEFTQQEFDTLSCIGDHIAANLLSADLTRKLEESKEIEAFQTMATFFVHDLKNAVSTLNLMLKNMPLHWDNPEFREDALRGIGNTSNRITDLITRLSQVRHELEISPSPTDLEELTQAAIAEWEKPAGVAFSSQIASGIKVSADFKKLKSVVLNLVINASEAMDGVGEISLKTQKVGSHAEIVVSDNGCGMNQEFIRNGLFRPFKTTKKSGLGIGMFQSKMVVEAHGGSIMVESEEGQGSVFTIRIPAIGEN; this is encoded by the coding sequence TTGAACCTCCCTGTCCTCTTTTCCTTCGTCAGCGCCGCCGTTGCCGCGCTGTTCGTCTTCATCGCGCCCTTCAGCAAGAGTCGCGGAATCGCGATGTGGACCTTCGGCATCGGCATGCTGGTCCTCTCCGCCGAGCAACTGCTCACCGGACTTGCCTTGCGCAGCACGAACCCGCTGGAGATCGCCGACTTCATTCGCTGGCGCTTCATGGCCTCCGCTTTGCTGCCCGGCCTCTGGCTGCTCTTTTCCGCGACCTACTCGCGAGGCAACATCAAGGAGAAGCTGGGAAGGCGAATCCCCATCGTGCTTGCCGCCTTCCTGCTCCCGCTGGGCCTGGTCTTCTTCGCCCCCGAATCCCTCGCCCACCTGAGGCAGCACCCGGAGAAACCCTTCTCCTGGATCGTCACCCTCGATTGGGCAGGCTTCTTCCTGCACGTCTTCATGCTGCTCTCCATGATCGGGGCCTTGGTGGGACTGGAACGCACCTTTCGGGCTTCCGTGGGCACGCTGCGCTGGAAAATCAAGTTCATGCTCTACGGCATGGGCACGCTCTTCGCGGCCCGCTTCTTCACCAGCAGCCAAATCGTCCTGGCCCAGCAAATGGACCCTTCGCTCGACACCATCAACGCAGTGGCCCTCTTCGCCTGTTGCCTGCTGGTAGGACGCTCCGTGTTTCGCAAGGGCAGCTTCGAGATCGACCTCTACCCCTCGCAATCCATCATCAGCGGCTCCCTCGTCATCTCCCTGGCAGGTGGCTACCTGATCGCGGTGGGCGTGCTGTCCAAGGTGATCTCCCACTTCGGCGGCGACCAGGCCTTCGCCATCCAAACCTTCCTCGTGCTCATCGCCTTGGTGGGCCTCGGCATTCTGGTGCAATCGGATCGCTTTCGACAGCTCATCCGCCGCTTCGTCAGCCGCAACTTCCAACGTCCGCTCTACGACTACCGCACCCTCTGGCTGCGGCTTACCGCCACGACCGCCCAAAGCGTGCGACAGAAAGACATCTGCGAATCGACCACCAAGCTTCTGGCAAACCTCTTCGACACCAAGCTCACCAGTATTTGGCTGCTGGATACAAACGGAAGCAGCTTCCATCGCATTTCCTCGACCGACCAAGGCGAAGCGCCCAAGGACAATGCCCTTCCCCAAAGCATTCCGGCCGGCGAGATTCCCCTCAAGCTCGCCGACAAGCCAGAGCCGCAGTCCATCGAAGAATCCGATAAAGGCTGGGCCAAACCGATCCTCGAGTGCAACCCCAGCGTTTTTCCCGACGGCGGCGAACGCATCCTCGTCCCCTTGACCGGTCAAGGACGAGCCATCGGTTTCATCGTGCTCGGCGACCGAACCAATGCCCTGGAGTTCACCCAGCAGGAATTCGATACCCTTAGCTGCATCGGCGACCACATTGCCGCAAATCTGCTCAGCGCCGACCTCACTCGAAAGCTCGAGGAATCCAAGGAAATCGAAGCCTTCCAAACCATGGCGACCTTCTTCGTGCACGATCTCAAGAATGCAGTTTCGACCTTGAATCTGATGCTCAAGAACATGCCGTTGCACTGGGACAATCCAGAGTTCAGAGAAGACGCCTTGCGCGGGATCGGCAATACCAGCAACCGTATCACAGATCTCATTACACGACTCAGCCAAGTCCGCCACGAGCTGGAGATCTCTCCTTCCCCCACCGACCTCGAGGAACTGACCCAGGCAGCCATCGCCGAATGGGAAAAGCCCGCAGGAGTAGCGTTCAGCTCCCAGATCGCCAGCGGAATCAAGGTTTCTGCCGACTTCAAGAAACTGAAGAGCGTGGTCCTCAATCTCGTCATCAACGCCAGCGAGGCGATGGACGGGGTCGGCGAGATTTCCCTCAAGACCCAAAAAGTCGGCTCCCATGCGGAGATCGTAGTCAGCGACAACGGCTGCGGCATGAACCAGGAGTTCATCCGCAACGGACTCTTCCGCCCCTTCAAAACCACCAAGAAGAGCGGACTGGGCATCGGCATGTTTCAAAGCAAGATGGTGGTGGAAGCTCACGGCGGGAGCATCATGGTAGAGAGCGAAGAAGGCCAAGGCAGCGTATTC